Proteins from one Hyperolius riggenbachi isolate aHypRig1 chromosome 2, aHypRig1.pri, whole genome shotgun sequence genomic window:
- the LOC137546725 gene encoding gastricsin-like isoform X1 has protein sequence MKIFLFVLACLQLSHGLVRVPLTKGKSIRQNMREAGVLDQYLQTHKIDLSDKYRGYAVASENMYFDTYYYGPISIGTPPQNFLVLFDTGSSNLWVPSTYCQSTACTNHHVFNPSQSSTYSSNGQRFNMGYGGGNVASSVTGVFGYDTVTIQGLSVQNQEFGLTITEPSGNFYYSPFDGILGLAFPGLSVGGATTVMQGILNANLMNQPLFSVYLGSQSGEVIFGGVDTSLYSGQISWAPLSQDLYWQVALQEFSINGQATGWCSNGCQAIVDTGTTQLNIPSTYMQQLLPYLGIQSQNGYPVNCNNLQSLPTLSFTINGVSFPLSPSAYIIQENGYCYANFLDISLPASNGDPLWILGDVFLRQYYSVYDFGNSQIGFAPVA, from the exons ATGAAGATTTTCCTCTTCGTTTTGGCATGCCTGCAGCTCTCCCATGGGCTTGTCAG GGTTCCTCTTACTAAGGGGAAATCCATTCGACAGAACATGAGGGAAGCTGGAGTGCTGGACCAGTATCTGCAGACTCATAAGATTGACCTGTCTGACAAGTACAGGGGATATGCAGTCGCTTCTGAGAACATGTACTTTGAC ACCTATTACTATGGGCCAATCAGTATTGGAACACCTCCTCAGAACTTCCTGGTTCTCTTTGATACTGGATCCTCCAATCTCTGGGTACCATCAACCTATTGCCAGAGCACAGCCTGCA CAAATCATCATGTGTTTAACCCAAGCCAGTCCTCAACCTACTCTTCCAATGGACAGCGCTTCAACATGGGATACGGTGGTGGAAATGTTGCCAGTAGTGTAACTGGAGTGTTTGGTTATGATACAGTCACT ATTCAAGGTCTTTCTGTCCAAAATCAAGAATTTGGCCTAACCATTACAGAACCCAGTGGCAACTTCTACTATTCCCCATTTGATGGTATATTGGGATTGGCTTTCCCTGGCCTGTCTGTGGGTGGTGCTACCACTGTTATGCAAGGAATATTGAATGCAAACCTCATGAACCAGCCTCTTTTCAGTGTTTACCTTGGCAG ccaATCAGGTGAGGTTATTTTTGGAGGCGTGGATACCAGCCTTTACTCTGGCCAGATCTCCTGGGCACCACTTTCACAAGATCTCTACTGGCAGGTGGCTCTTCAGGA ATTTTCAATTAATGGTCAAGCTACTGGCTGGTGCAGCAATGGTTGTCAGGCCATTGTAGATACTGGAACCACCCAGCTCAACATCCCCTCTACATACATGCAACAGCTGCTGCCATACCTTGGCATTCAGTCTCAGAATGGA TACCCAGTGAACTGCAACAACCTGCAGAGCCTGCCAACTCTTAGCTTCACCATCAATGGcgtttccttcccactgtctccaTCAGCTTACATCATTCAG GAGAATGGATATTGCTATGCCAACTTCCTGGACATCAGTTTGCCCGCTTCCAATGGAGACCCACTCTGGATCCTGGGAGATGTGTTCCTGAGGCAGTATTATTCAGTGTACGACTTTGGCAACAGCCAGATTGGATTTGCTCCAGTTGCATAG
- the LOC137546725 gene encoding gastricsin-like isoform X2 yields MDEDEEKVPLTKGKSIRQNMREAGVLDQYLQTHKIDLSDKYRGYAVASENMYFDTYYYGPISIGTPPQNFLVLFDTGSSNLWVPSTYCQSTACTNHHVFNPSQSSTYSSNGQRFNMGYGGGNVASSVTGVFGYDTVTIQGLSVQNQEFGLTITEPSGNFYYSPFDGILGLAFPGLSVGGATTVMQGILNANLMNQPLFSVYLGSQSGEVIFGGVDTSLYSGQISWAPLSQDLYWQVALQEFSINGQATGWCSNGCQAIVDTGTTQLNIPSTYMQQLLPYLGIQSQNGYPVNCNNLQSLPTLSFTINGVSFPLSPSAYIIQENGYCYANFLDISLPASNGDPLWILGDVFLRQYYSVYDFGNSQIGFAPVA; encoded by the exons GGTTCCTCTTACTAAGGGGAAATCCATTCGACAGAACATGAGGGAAGCTGGAGTGCTGGACCAGTATCTGCAGACTCATAAGATTGACCTGTCTGACAAGTACAGGGGATATGCAGTCGCTTCTGAGAACATGTACTTTGAC ACCTATTACTATGGGCCAATCAGTATTGGAACACCTCCTCAGAACTTCCTGGTTCTCTTTGATACTGGATCCTCCAATCTCTGGGTACCATCAACCTATTGCCAGAGCACAGCCTGCA CAAATCATCATGTGTTTAACCCAAGCCAGTCCTCAACCTACTCTTCCAATGGACAGCGCTTCAACATGGGATACGGTGGTGGAAATGTTGCCAGTAGTGTAACTGGAGTGTTTGGTTATGATACAGTCACT ATTCAAGGTCTTTCTGTCCAAAATCAAGAATTTGGCCTAACCATTACAGAACCCAGTGGCAACTTCTACTATTCCCCATTTGATGGTATATTGGGATTGGCTTTCCCTGGCCTGTCTGTGGGTGGTGCTACCACTGTTATGCAAGGAATATTGAATGCAAACCTCATGAACCAGCCTCTTTTCAGTGTTTACCTTGGCAG ccaATCAGGTGAGGTTATTTTTGGAGGCGTGGATACCAGCCTTTACTCTGGCCAGATCTCCTGGGCACCACTTTCACAAGATCTCTACTGGCAGGTGGCTCTTCAGGA ATTTTCAATTAATGGTCAAGCTACTGGCTGGTGCAGCAATGGTTGTCAGGCCATTGTAGATACTGGAACCACCCAGCTCAACATCCCCTCTACATACATGCAACAGCTGCTGCCATACCTTGGCATTCAGTCTCAGAATGGA TACCCAGTGAACTGCAACAACCTGCAGAGCCTGCCAACTCTTAGCTTCACCATCAATGGcgtttccttcccactgtctccaTCAGCTTACATCATTCAG GAGAATGGATATTGCTATGCCAACTTCCTGGACATCAGTTTGCCCGCTTCCAATGGAGACCCACTCTGGATCCTGGGAGATGTGTTCCTGAGGCAGTATTATTCAGTGTACGACTTTGGCAACAGCCAGATTGGATTTGCTCCAGTTGCATAG